A genomic segment from Hypanus sabinus isolate sHypSab1 chromosome 8, sHypSab1.hap1, whole genome shotgun sequence encodes:
- the nhsl2 gene encoding NHS-like protein 2 isoform X7 encodes MEFVLIPSTRSSSEDETTTFGVKPHELFLNSPTTPDKPPQWTQSNPPSTPEEKRWNQAQAVQADLVPINVTGEPLERQANERHSLFNRETTVNPKSTLRRRRTIAGLSESVQPQPGAFKEELTSPRMLTKTEANQRLFTFDEDMSVTNGKQDPVNNLGTVQSFPPTLRKVQSDLGQINNSNLSQSSGNITFTMNNPQVMPTSLSEHSFSSLNTSWNQMRGSSFSSSLNNSSVVTAPSSVSVEALHVGKHAPLTFSQTYNSGQPHVQQAVVSSAQEQHATASNLGNHMENQCTFSKAWNGSSSVSSPHVSNMASSASLQCLKHPQQQDSGLLLNAGSHPDCNVSLSTFLPSEGQRQNARSPMINTFTTPPGEAAQKLQNHKDTRTNHERIIIYPIDGIIEDTASSLELQGYANTDACKFRERSLSTPTDSGSCCSADAVRFYDSRHYDHTRRHSANYIMRYPSASSEDSQSTENVSVITDQEGCQKTRPRSRSISLKKPKKKPIPPVRNVSLKTCEISPNPERIPSNSSPQENRPTKLFIPVEKQVAQSESIDSNESSGFISDVRSSSTTPTMKDGEPIRYTEHWFLNDWKSNDPYRSLSNSSTTTGITVIECIKSQSSSESLTSPSVSRATTPSQLSVEVESKVSSPGKLPGLMSPSSGYSSQSETPTTSFPMSVYQCHVPQPGGKPKPKVPERKSSLQPVSPNEKSPKSKRIFDLPITPPPHLDFTGLLSIKSKAKASRRHSDSSNINKPGQKQSPNQPSMPIITQTVLESVRLRSVSKSESEDHLDAFEPPQVIHSEPSETPPKKVRPPVPGKPPMSKRPSSIALKLSPIEHPCPTTTLTSPASKNKAFVTVFRKVGVQRQSSLDSPESQKPLGPPESARAQSVYIQSNHLGNKQSRGVLNTQDESQRLSSTELTGTSTQYIEKKKTKTPPPVPKKPNVLIVPTNTAHILVVTERTDQSPLHNPTGPASPNNANAPPATDASHAERGSKVIKAHGPSTGTVAATDIRLEGNRYVEYNDGTGRCQKVPLSPDLGQNSADIPLNPNVKQRSPTDAQGGEMMEDDDEVFVSSGAQHSTEDLFTVIHRSKRKVLGWKEPGQSFTVRQVAISPTKPIAAAPSTGLKHAPSANGNGSKTSTSNENFKALLQKKGSKPPAGARMSAAELLKSTNPLARRIATEFTQEPEKCQTVSEPDSPQKASKY; translated from the exons GGGCTTTTAAGGAAGAATTGACATCTCCTCGTATGTTAACAAAGACAGAGGCAAATCAGCGTCTCTTTACTTTTGATGAAGATATGAGTGTTACCAATGGGAAACAGGACCCCGTTAACAATCTTGGGACGGTGCAGTCATTTCCTCCAACTCTCAGGAAGGTACAAAGTGATCTAGGTCAAATAAACAATTCAAATCTATCTCAGTCTTCAGGGAACATCACATTCACAATGAACAATCCCCAGGTGATGCCTACATCATTAAGTGAACATAGCTTCTCTTCTCTCAACACTTCTTGGAATCAAATGAGAGGATCCAGCTTTTCTTCTTCCTTGAACAATTCGAGTGTTGTAACTGCACCAAGCTCGGTGTCAGTGGAGGCCTTGCATGTTGGCAAACATGCTCCTTTGACATTCAGTCAAACATACAACAGTGGCCAGCCCCATGTGCAGCAGGCTGTTGTTTCTTCAGCGCAGGAGCAACATGCTACTGCGTCCAATCTGGGAAACCACATGGAGAACCAATGTACTTTCAGTAAAGCTTGGAACGGCAGCAGTTCTGTGTCTTCGCCTCATGTTTCAAATATGGCTTCATCTGCGTCACTTCAGTGTTTGAAACATCCTCAGCAGCAAGACTCAGGGCTATTACTGAATGCTGGCTCACATCCAGATTGCAATGTTTCATTATCAACCTTTTTACCAAGTGAAGGCCAAAGACAAAATGCCAGAAGCCCCATGATCAACACTTTCACAACACCGCCAGGGGAAGCAGCCCAGAAACTTCAGAATCATAAGGATACAAGAACTAACCATGAACGAATTATAATTTACCCAATTGATGGCATAATTGAAGATACGGCCTCAAGCCTGGAACTCCAAGGTTACGCGAATACGGATGCCTGCAAATTCCGTGAGAGGTCACTGTCAACGCCAACAGATTCTGGGTCATGCTGTTCGGCGGATGCAGTAAGGTTCTATGACTCCAGGCACTATGACCACACCCGGCGGCATAGTGCAAATTACATCATGCGTTATCCCAGTGCCAGCTCTGAAGACAGCCAAAGCACTGAGAACGTCTCTGTAATAACTGACCAGGAAGGATGCCAGAAAACAAGACCTCGGTCAAGAAGTATCTCTTTGAAAAAGCCAAAGAAGAAGCCAATTCCACCGGTGCGAAATGTTTCCTTGAAGACGTGTGAGATCAGTCCTAATCCTGAAAGAATTCCATCAAACAGTTCTCCTCAAGAAAACAGGCCAACAAAGCTGTTTATCCCTGTGGAGAAGCAGGTGGCTCAAAGTGAATCAATAGATAGCAATGAATCCAGTGGCTTTATATCAGATGTCCGTTCCAGCTCAACTACACCCACGATGAAGGACGGAGAACCCATACGGTACACAGAACACTGGTTCCTTAATGATTGGAAGTCCAATGATCCATATAGGTCCCTCTCAAACTCTAGTACTACAACAGGAATAACTGTAATTGAGTGTATTAAGTCTCAGAGCAGTTCTGAATCCTTGACATCACCATCTGTTTCAAGAGCTACAACTCCATCCCAGTTATCTGTTGAAGTGGAATCCAAAGTATCTTCGCCAGGGAAGCTCCCTGGGCTGATGTCACCATCTAGTGGTTATTCAAGTCAGTCGGAAACACCTACCACTTCTTTTCCGATGTCTGTTTATCAGTGCCATGTGCCACAGCCAGGAGGCAAACCAAAGCCCAAGGTACCAGAAAGGAAGTCTTCATTGCAGCCAGTTTCCCCAAATGAAAAGAGCCCAAAATCAAAGCGCATCTTTGACTTGCCCATTACTCCACCTCCTCATTTGGATTTTACAGGACTGCTCTCTATCAAAAGCAAAGCAAAAGCCAGCCGACGGCATTCCGATTCCTCAAACATCAATAAGCCTGGCCAGAAACAGAGCCCTAACCAACCTTCCATGCCAATCATCACCCAGACAGTTTTGGAATCTGTCCGCCTTCGCTCAGTCAGTAAATCAGAAAGCGAGGATCACCTGGACGCATTCGAACCACCACAGGTAATCCACAGTGAACCCAGTGAAACACCCCCGAAAAAGGTCCGGCCACCGGTTCCAGGAAAGCCACCGATGTCAAAAAGACCTTCAAGTATCGCACTAAAGCTTTCTCCAATCGAGCATCCATGTCCCACGACTACGCTCACTTCACCAGCTTCTAAAAATAAAGCTTTTGTCACAGTCTTTAGGAAAGTTGGTGTCCAAAGACAAAGCTCTTTAGATAGCCCAGAGAGTCAGAAGCCCCTGGGACCTCCAGAATCTGCACGTGCTCAGTCTGTTTACATTCAGAGTAACCACTTGGGCAATAAACAATCCAGAGGTGTACTAAACACCCAGGATGAGAGCCAAAGGCTAAGTTCCACAGAGTTAACAGGGACTTCCACTCAATATATTGAGAAGAAGAAAACTAAGACACCACCTCCTGTCCCTAAGAAACCAAATGTACTGATTGTGCCAACAAATACGGCGCACATACttgtagtcacggagagaacagaTCAGAGCCCACTACACAACCCAACTGGCCCTGCATCCCCTAACAATGCAAATGCTCCACCTGCCACTGATGCCTCCCATGCAGAACGAGGGTCGAAAGTGATTAAAGCACATGGTCCAAGTACAGGAACTGTTGCAGCTACTGACATTCGCCTGGAAGGGAACAGATATGTGGAATACAATGATGGGACTGGGAGATGCCAAAAGGTACCGCTGAGCCCTGATCTGGGTCAGAATTCTGCAG ATATTCCCTTGAATCCAAATGTTAAGCAGAGAAGTCCCACAGATGCACAGGGTGGAGAAATGATGGAGGATGACGATGAGGTCTTCGTCTCCTCAGGCGCCCAACACTCCACTGAAGATCTCTTCACTGTTATTCACAG GTCGAAGAGGAAAGTGCTCGGCTGGAAAGAGCCCGGACAATCTTTCACTGTGAGACAGGTGGCTATTTCCCCTACCAAACCCATAGCAGCAGCCCCCAGCACTGGGCTCAAGCATGCCCCCTCGGCTAATGGAAATGGGTCCAAAACCAGCACCAGTAATGAGAACTTCAAGGCTCTGTTGCAAAAGAAGGGTAGCAAGCCTCCAGCAGGTGCACGTATGTCGGCGGCTGAGCTCCTGAAAAGTACCAACCCACTTGCAAGAAGGATTGCGACAGAGTTCACACAGGAACCAGAGAAATGCCAGACAGTCTCAGAGCCAGACTCTCCTCAGAAAGCTTCAAAGTATTAG